agctgcctggtagatctaagaacaacactcaaaagtaaaatccaggtcccactgagacacattcagatacattgagtaggggaaacaaCAGGAAGAAAAGTGATCTGAGAAGGTAGCAGAGACCCTGCTTCGACCGGTCTAATAAAAATTGGGagactttttttgcacatgaacaTTAGTGGAAGGGATTATCCTTTCGAGTCTTCATTCCCACAGATGCTCAGATGCTGGATAATGGCCTCGAGAACAAAATTGGCTTGAAAAATTCTGCATGGGGGGTCTGCTGCTAAAACCTGGATTTCGCCTACTTGCTGAGCCCTAATGCAGAGCTAAATTGACTTGAAGGTACTTTGACTAAATTGACTAACAGTACTTTTTTGGCTATTTTACATTGTCAATGCAGCACCCTTTGAAGACAATATTCAGAATTTGTCCTTCACTTAAACCACATGCTCCACCTTGATATCAACTGTTAATGCTGAATACCCTAGCGTCTCCACAGTTTCAGCCTTATGCAACATGTCCTTCAAGTCAATATAGCTCTGGATTAGGGCTCAGCAAGTAGGCGAAATCCAGGTTTTAGCAGCAGACCCCCCCATGCAGAATTTTTCAAGCCAATTTTGTTCTCGACTTTTCCTATAGTAGTTTCACATTTCAATATTAATGAACCTATAACGTTGCCTGTTCTTGGATCACAACAAGAAGATGTAGATTGTTGGGCAGTGGATATGAGATGTTCAATCAAAATATATCTGCAGACCACAACTTGGAACCCCACCCCAAATGCTTTTAATTTTCCTTCTTGCTTTGAATCAAAAGAAAATCAAGTTAGACATATTCAAGATGAATTCCTTTTGCTAAGATGCTTTGAATTCATTAGCCTCTTAGCAgaaagagcagtgatccccaaccagtggctcatgagcaacatgatgttcttcaaccccttggatgttgctcccagtggcctcaaaccaggtgattattatttttttacaggcttggaggcaagttttggtttcataaaaccagatgtactgccaaacagatcctcctgtagacTTCCAGTCCACTTATGGGCTAACAAATAGGCAATTAAAGCCCTTATGTGGCACCCACAGGAAACATTTTCAtgtatgtgttgctccccaactctttttagaattgaatgttgctcacatgtaaaaaaaaaaaaaagattggggatctcTGATATAGAGCCTTACAAGTAGGTCTAAAATGTTGTGGCCTTGAAGTTGGCTTCTTTAATTGTATGTGGTTCAAAGTTTTGCTTTATGATTAATTTAGCATTAAACTAAATTTAAATTGTTGAATTTCCCAAAACGATTTAAGAATGAAAGACTGCTAATATGTTTTAAGCCATAACTGTCTTTTAAACGGGCTTCAGTGGTATGCTGATGATCAAGTAAAAAAATCACCCTTATCTCCCCAAACCCCCTTAAACACTTTTCATGGCGGCCCAGTCAATCTAATCTTCAGGGAGTCAAGACAGAGTGACTGTTCTGTATATCACTGGTTATGTAGATAGGAACATAAGTCTACAAATGGGAATGCAACCAACATGAACTGGCTCCTAGGACAGATATTTGAGGGGATTCAGCTGTCTCCACACTCCAGAGTTCCACCCCACCAACATCTGCTTATTAATCTTCATATTGTTTAGCAGGCACTCCCCTTTTTGCATAGAAGTGTTGGGTTCATTTCTAGGTGAGGAAGGAAGAGTAGAAAGGGGCTGATGGGGAGGGTCCAGCTTACTAAGGTAGCACCCCCCCGTGAAAGACCAACCCTATCTGACAATTATACCAAAAAATGCATGGGTATGTCCAGCTCCAGTATAACTTTCTTTTAGATAatagatataagatataaaaTATGAAACTATCAGAGGCTTTATTTGTGCCAAGCTTCTGGCAATACTACTAGACAACTGGCCTAGACAAGATGacaatttcagatgtcacctcattgaagagttacaatgtgccattgtgattggattagtggaagagtttatatgccgagaacttcccacaccagtcagttgtactgaagaagctgctcggatgagtagtgaaacgtcttcattgattactcagcaagtccagttgttttagttacctatactagatataccatgacctggatgaatgaaaatcttcatagtcatacagaCAAGAAGATAAGATAAGGGCAATGTCTGGCTTCTTCTGCACATATGTGGAAATGGATTGGTCTCTTATTCAGCAGATtataatcttttatttatatagtcttTTATTCATctagcaccaacatattacacAGCTTCTTATAGAGATTATATATTATTCCCATTACAATCTAAAGTTCCTATCACTTATACCATTAGGAACCACTTAATGTGCCTGCAGAGAATATATAAACTCATTGCAGATGAGGAACTAGGACCCTTGCTCATAACCACTGTTCCACCATACTGCCCTTTATGGCCATAAGGCTGGTTACTGAATTCTCAGTTGGCCTTCAGGAACTTATCAAAATTCTTGCAAACagttttacaaatgaaaaaaatccttcAGCATCTCACAAAGAACAGATATTTAACAAACCATTTACTTATattgacaaattaaaaataaaaagtagtaggAGAATTATTGAGCTTCGTGTGCCTATTGCTCCTCTGTACAAACTTGTGGGCACAGGTTGTCCCCAGTGTGATGACGAGGTAGGCAATTTCCACTGGGTTTTTAGATCTTGTTCTCTATCAGAGTTCACTGTGGAAGTTTAGCCCACTGCCCTCCATCTTCTTCTTGTATTCCTCATCAAAGATAATGTTCTGTGCAACTAAGAAATGGGTTTTCCAATCCCCCACAATCCCtggaataaagcaaaataaaaatctacTGCACTTGGCTTCTCTTCATTTCATATCTACCCCTTGTAAAAAGACCTTGACCATGGAAGGAAGAGAGCAAAGCTGAGATAATGTCACAACCCAGAGTATAACTGACTAAACATAAAGGAAACAAAGGAAGTCAAAGAGAAAAATGTGGAAATGTTAGGCAGGATATAAGGTGATAGAAACTTTCTGCTCAATCCATTTACATTGAGTTGTAAAGTAGGTTGACCAGTCTAGAAATTATTCTCTGTAGTCTACAAAGTATACCcataccttttctcatgaaagGAGATATGGTTTGGTCAAAGACTATATTGGGAAGTGTACTGTAATTTGTCATAGGGTTTTCCTTCATTGCTTGGAAGGAAGTGTGAAACTTGATGTTCTCCAGAACCTCATCAGACAAGTCCTTCCCAAGGAACTTCATGACTTTCTGAATCTCATGCATTGGGTCCTACAATAAATAAGGACACATGTTATATCATGGATGTTACACTGACATTTGCTTAGTATCAGGCAGATCCACCTACTCACCTTGATCATGTCCTCATAGAAGACAAAGAGTATCTGGTGTTTGTCCACAGCTTTCCACCAGCCAAGTACATGGTCAAACCAACTCCCCCATGGCACTGCAAGAATATGAATCAATAAAACCACTTCATCTATTGTTGTGCAAGGAGTAGTCACTTCCTATGGCCTACATTCTCTATCCCCGATTCCTAACTTTGCTCTTAATAAATTTAACACTTTATTAAAGGACCCCAGTATGCTCACCATCTCCAGATAGGAATGCTGAGAAGTAATTGTCCCAGGTCCCAGGGTCCGGCAGACCCTTGTTTATcttctgaaaataataataagaaaccaTACAGTCCTTGGCATTTCTGGCAACATAGACAACCTGAGGGATGAGAGAAATCCATATTCATACAGGTATAGTCACTGTAACTGAATATATAATAGACACATTCtaaacattaaacacaatatAATGAATGGGAAGTAATACACAGAAACAGGAGGAGTTATCATTATGGGCAGGGTTGTAatgagcaataggaggagttattaGGATGTTTATATTGAGTCACTGGATGTCTTATaggaattttttattattcttgcaTCTAAATTACAAACACATACAGGTAACAATTCacatcaaataaatatttaaaacaaaaaaatgcacaaaaaaatgtgGGTCTGTGGGTTGCGagtctcatctatatttcttatcttatcttatattgtctattttttactcctaacattttacaaaactttttttctatctcgacccacttctgatgatgtcatttctggtttgcagcaacagcacttcctgtttaatggtgttaGGTGGGTTGCGGATCGGGTTGCAGATGAGGCAGTTGCATGCTGGGTCGGGTAGCAGatccaagtgggtaaatatgcagatCAGGTCGTGGGCTGTGGGTTTGGGTCCGGTTCTCAAAAATCGGTTCAGTGCAGGACTCAACCATGTGAGCCCCATCTTTTAACTAAATAAGACAAAGGTTCATCATGTCTCTCCAGCAGTTCCTCAGCAGGCTGTGATCTCTATAGTGTCTGTTCATGTTCAGCGTGTTCTTCAGTCTCAGTAAATGATTCCAATGCTCCAAATTTGCCAGAAGTAATTTTATAGGGTGACTGCTCTGAATCATCACTGGTGCTTTTCCTTTCCTCCTTTTCTTATACTGTTACCCATCATCTGGGGAGGCTTCTGGTGTATGAAGTGATTCTTGCTTAGGTGGCATCTCAGCAACTTCCATCACAGAATCATCTGATTTATCAGCCTCCTGGGTAACTTGgtgtcttgctacaagttcccttggcagacttatcacaaactaaatgtcttactgagcacttcccccagcagacttatcaaatataggggtggaaataaaacacacacacattgatcatcattagagaagaataatatattgtaagaaaagtaatacaataccgattgaagacaacgcaacgtctagccgagcttcccttggcagacttctgagaggaacatcagctgggggaccccgggcccaaatcaaatacagcgactcccagagcacatcaatcggccaatggtccttacaagaccaattattctacacaacacgtctgcttgtagatgaagtcccgaagcccccccagctgagctcctttttatattggtacaataacaaagtaatagatcattacacatagacatataaaataataataatggctacatgcccaggacatggccatgagaatgaccatgaaaatggaaataaccatgtgaatgaaaataattgctgtgtataattgctgtgtattttgattataactatgtgaataagatatgagcttcctccttaataaacatttatatgtttatgagtctattaccttaactcctactattccctgttctcctgctaatgactgaataactcaactccagttgttccctggtctcctgctaatatcagtacatccattttacaactaaggagccatattgaatgcacttgatcacactcacattcatacatggcctgccatgtcacatttgtatcacacttGGGAAACAGTTTCCATTGGTGCCAAATCTCTGCTTTCATCCAATTATGTCTCAAGAAATTCATCAAGTGCCTCATTCATTTGAGAGTCCAGAACTTCCTCCACCATATGAGAAGCTTTAGGGCAGTTGCTGAAATAGTGACCCATAGCAGAACACAGGTTACATACTACAGGTTACATACAACAGGTTACATACAACGTATTTCTGACAGTCCTTATTGGTGTGTCCCATGCTGTTACATTGTGAGCATTTGATCTTATCACAGCTGTAGGCAATGTGCCTATTGGACCCACACTTGTAGCAGGTTCTGGGCTGGTCAGGATAAAAACAGACACCTTTCTCTGAGCCAATGAGGAATTATGGGTTCTGCCTCCATCTTGTGACAATCTGACTTTAATTTTCCAGCCGCCAATCCAATAACCTTCATAATCAAACATTCTTTGAGGCTCTTCCAGAACCTGACATTGTCTCAACAAGATATCAGATAATTGCACAGACTCAGAATGCAATAGAATTGTGATGCCCACAGTGCTCTGTTTAGTTAGCTGAACCAGCTTTAGGTTTTTCAATTTAGGATCTCTCTTTGTTTTATGGAAAATCTCCCAGAAAATCTTCAGATTCTGGGGCAACTTGATGTCAAACTTCCTTGTGCCAGGGAAGTGAATAAAGGCATAAACATCACTGGCTGAGAAGCCCATAAGTCTTTGAGTTTTACCAATGAGTCCAAGGACAAGGAgcataaacatctcagaggagcggTGAAAGCGTGTGGCTCCCCAGACTGGGCATTTGTCAAACAACAGCAACCAAACCCAACAGGAACACCCAAAGAAATAACCACCCCGAGAAACATAGTAGGTCAAAATATAGTcaatatgtagctggagtgtcagagaaactcaggaggatttccAACAAACACCAAATCCCTGTGTATTTCAAACCTGGCAACACACTGATAcaaaaaactggtacacccaaaggatccaacaccaagagaaaaacaaagcaatgtggtatacggagtccagtgtagtgaggagagcacagatctatacattggggagacaaaacaactgctcaccaagcgaatggctcagcataggagggagaactctacagggcaagactcggctgtctttctacaccttaaagacaagggacactcctttgaagataacaaggtccaaatcttggataaagaagacgctggtttgaacgaggcgtgaaagaggcgattcatgtcaaggtggagagaccatccctgaacagaggtgggggccttcaacaccacttgtctgctacatacaatgtgtTCTAacttctgtaccccggcggattcagaacacgtcacacgtccattcatgcaactctcacaagtaacagctgtatctaggagtcacatgacacattggataatcctatcacagtaactacacacaatctacacctctgtgaatttcttcagatgtcacatctctgaagagttacaatgagccattgtgattggattagtggaagaattgtttatgccgagaacttcccacgcCAGTCAGgaagcagtaggaggagttagagggagggttatatggaaaaATAGGAGGAGTTAAGaggaaagtaacaataacagtaaaatAACTGACCTTGACATTTTTCTCCCAAAAGGAGGGGGGCAGCAGGTTAATTGGTAAGTGAGTTTTTAGAATACGGGGAGATGCCATCCTTTGTGCCAACTCCACACCTAGAATGTAACATTAGCAGTTGTACCAGTGAAGAAAGGAATGTAAATATTATgcatttaatgaaatattttaatcaaataaagctaaccatagtgtgtgtgaatgtaaaagggacgttagattgtaagctcactggggcagattctgctgggaatgtgataggaacttttgattgtaagctccctgggaaggggctgatgggaatgtgatagggacctcagATGGTAAGCTCAGTGGGGTagctatatatataattaaaggataCTAATGCAGTGCCTATGAAAGTTTTCATCCCGAGGGCAGTGTTCATGGGTTGTTTCTATAGAACTAGTGCAATCGCCATGGTCTTTCTGATAACACAGCATTTCCTCCCCTAAATTCCAGGGCTGTTGTGCGCCCCAGGGGGGTTGAGTCTGACCCATTTGTGACTGATGTATCAATATGAATACAAGTGAGCTTGCACTTTACTGAAAATCAAACACAATTGTGCTGAaagttttccgtatttctggtGTTTGGTGTAAGTGGGACGTCTGCACAGGGTACAAGGGAGGTAGTGGACATAAATGGCCCCTTAGATCTTTGCACAATGATTTCAATTATTATGAAGAAATTTAACAGGGGCTGAACAAAAAGTCCTGCACATCCCAATAGCTGCATGAGCACAGGACTCCAGGAGCGCTGGGGGTTGAGTCTATTACCTGTTGGCATGGGCTTCATTGGTACCAGGTCTATGAAGGGCACTTTGACATAACACGGGGCCCTCATGCTCTTCTGTACGTCTCCCTCTTGTAATATCAGATCCACGATCTCCTGCATCCACGTTGTCcctacacacagacacaaacacacctGTACAGGTTAAGGACAAACCACGCCTTAATATCTTTGGGCCTCACCTCTAGGTGGATAGGTGATATTGCCTCCTCCCTGGAATATAGAGACCTTTTTGTATTTATGGGATTGTGGTTCATTGTCCCCTTTAATACCAGGCACATATAGAGGGGCTGAAATCATACTCAGCACATTCACCAGAGGGGAAATTCCAAGTTTTCTCTAGTCTAAATGAAACTGAGAGTTAAATACAGTCctaaaaaatctcatagaaaGTTGTGATTGACAGTAAAGTTTCACCTGTGGGTTTGGTCATTCCTTGTAGGATAAAATTGTTCTGCGTGAATCCCAGAGCTACAGGGCATGTGATAATTGTATCCCAGACATTATTCCTTACACTCACAGGCAGGGGGACTAATTATATGAATTCCCATGTGGATTATAATGACAATTCTGTGTATAGTACCCAGAaccacacggcaggataaatacattgCCAATTTCATGTAGAATATCTGAGAACCCACAGCAGAGTAAATACATGGCTAATTCAGTGTATAAGTACCCATAAATACccagtataataccccagaacacacagcagataaatacagtgtcaattccatgtataataccccagaacacacagcaggataaatacagagccaattccatatTTATTACCCCAGAaaacacggcaggataaatacagggcaaaTTCCATGAATAATACCCCAGGTTACAGGGAGTTGCCCCATGTACAGAATGGCACAGCAGTAGTTACAGACCTGCCCAATTATAGTCCTACTAATGGAGTTTGAACCTTAATGATTAGAAAACCCCATGCAGTGTATTTGGTGCTGTAGTTGCGCCTATAGAAGTCACAGCCAGTCAGTAGCCAATGGATTTATTTGGTGGGTGACAGGAGTTTATAATGAGCTCCCTCCTCTCCATCATCAGGTGAGGCTACTTTCACCATTTGTTACATGAGGATCCTGTATGGGGCTCTATAGGGAAAATGCAGCTATTTGAGGCTGGGGGGCACCTTAGGGTGCATGTAGCAAGGGATCTGTGTGGATATTAGGGAGCTCTGGTCACTCACCTGCTTTGGGGTAAGTAGCAATAAGAATGTCGTCCTCCCGGGCCTGGAAATTGTATATAGTGTCCCACTCGTCACATGTGGCCCCTAGGAGAGGGACCCCCTCAATATTGCCCATAGTAACCTGGAAATTCTGCATTTCCTTTTCCAGTTCTTTCAGCGCTGCTGGGTCCATACTGGTGGGGAACAGAGACTGTGATTGGTTGGTACAACAGGTAGAGGAAAGAGCAACAAAAAGAAGGGGTAACAGGAGAGGGGAGTTGGGGTGACAGGCTCCCAAGGACTGGCCTGTGCTCCCATATTACCTGCAGTCAGGGTGTTAGACAGAGGCACTGTCCTGTCCTGGAATCTCCTggctcttttttctc
The Xenopus laevis strain J_2021 chromosome 9_10S, Xenopus_laevis_v10.1, whole genome shotgun sequence DNA segment above includes these coding regions:
- the sult1c2.S gene encoding sulfotransferase family 1C member 2 S homeolog (The RefSeq protein has 2 substitutions compared to this genomic sequence), with the protein product MDPAALKELEKEMKNFQVTMGHIEGVPLLGATCDEWDTIYNFQAREDDILIATYPKAGTTWMQEIVDLILQEGDVQKSMRAPCYVKVPFIDLVPMKPMPTGVELAQRMASPRILKTHLPINLLPPSFWEKNVKVVYVARNAKDCMVSYYYFQKINKGLPDPGTWDNYFSAFLSGDVPWGSWFDHVLGWWKAVDKHQILFVFYEDMIKDPMHEIQKVMKFLGKDLSDEVLENIKFHTSFQAMKENPMTNYSTLPNIVFDQTISPFMRKGIVGDWKTHFLVAQNIIFDEEYKKKMEGSGLNFHSEL
- the sult1c2.S gene encoding sulfotransferase family 1C member 2 S homeolog isoform X1, whose product is MDPAALKELEKEMQNFQVTMGNIEGVPLLGATCDEWDTIYNFQAREDDILIATYPKAGTTWMQEIVDLILQEGDVQKSMRAPCYVKVPFIDLVPMKPMPTGVELAQRMASPRILKTHLPINLLPPSFWEKNVKVVYVARNAKDCMVSYYYFQKINKGLPDPGTWDNYFSAFLSGDVPWGSWFDHVLGWWKAVDKHQILFVFYEDMIKDPMHEIQKVMKFLGKDLSDEVLENIKFHTSFQAMKENPMTNYSTLPNIVFDQTISPFMRKGIVGDWKTHFLVAQNIIFDEEYKKKMEGSGLNFHSEL